In Cyprinus carpio isolate SPL01 chromosome B16, ASM1834038v1, whole genome shotgun sequence, the following are encoded in one genomic region:
- the LOC109105815 gene encoding vascular endothelial growth factor A-A isoform X1: MNFVVYSIQLFFAALLHLSAVKAAHIPKEGMKSKNEVIPFMEVYKKSACKTREMLVDIIQEYPDEIEHTYIPSCVVLMRCAGCCNDEALECVPTETRNVTMEVLRVKQRVSQHNFQLSFTEHTKCECRQKVEVKSKKENHCEPCSERRKRLYVQDPLTCKCSCKFTQLQCKSRQLELNERTCRCEKPR; the protein is encoded by the exons ATGAACTTTGTCGTTTATTCGATACAATTATTTTTTGCGGCTCTCCTTCATCTCTCTGCTGTCAAG GCTGCCCACATACCCAAAGAAGGGATGAAGAGCAAAAATGAGG TGATTCCCTTCATGGAAGTGTACAAAAAGAGTGCGTGTAAGACACGAGAGATGCTGGTAGACATCATTCAGGAGTATCCTGACGAGATCGAGCACACCTACATCCCGTCCTGCGTGGTTCTCATGCGCTGTGCAGGCTGCTGCAACGACGAAGCGCTCGAGTGTGTCCCTACAGAGACCCGCAACGTCACCATGGAG GTACTGCGAGTCAAACAACGTGTATCACAGCATAATTTTCAACTGAGTTTCACAGAACACACCAAGTGTGAATGCAG GCAAAAGGTAGAAGtcaaatcaaagaaagaaaa CCACTGTGAGCCTTGCTCAGAGAGAAGAAAGCGCTTGTATGTGCAGGACCCCCTCACCTGTAAATGCTCCTGCAAATTCACACAATTGCAATGCAAGTCCAGACAACTTGAGTTAAACGAAAGAACTTGCAG
- the LOC109105815 gene encoding vascular endothelial growth factor A-A isoform X3 gives MNFVVYSIQLFFAALLHLSAVKAAHIPKEGMKSKNEVIPFMEVYKKSACKTREMLVDIIQEYPDEIEHTYIPSCVVLMRCAGCCNDEALECVPTETRNVTMEVLRVKQRVSQHNFQLSFTEHTKCECRQKVEVKSKKEKCEKPR, from the exons ATGAACTTTGTCGTTTATTCGATACAATTATTTTTTGCGGCTCTCCTTCATCTCTCTGCTGTCAAG GCTGCCCACATACCCAAAGAAGGGATGAAGAGCAAAAATGAGG TGATTCCCTTCATGGAAGTGTACAAAAAGAGTGCGTGTAAGACACGAGAGATGCTGGTAGACATCATTCAGGAGTATCCTGACGAGATCGAGCACACCTACATCCCGTCCTGCGTGGTTCTCATGCGCTGTGCAGGCTGCTGCAACGACGAAGCGCTCGAGTGTGTCCCTACAGAGACCCGCAACGTCACCATGGAG GTACTGCGAGTCAAACAACGTGTATCACAGCATAATTTTCAACTGAGTTTCACAGAACACACCAAGTGTGAATGCAG GCAAAAGGTAGAAGtcaaatcaaagaaagaaaa
- the LOC109105815 gene encoding vascular endothelial growth factor A-A isoform X2 — protein sequence MNFVVYSIQLFFAALLHLSAVKAAHIPKEGMKSKNEVIPFMEVYKKSACKTREMLVDIIQEYPDEIEHTYIPSCVVLMRCAGCCNDEALECVPTETRNVTMEVLRVKQRVSQHNFQLSFTEHTKCECRQKVEVKSKKEKKPRVGRVKSRKRAREGDSGDLSASAHLRSSSILLSIIGFISGRLVCSL from the exons ATGAACTTTGTCGTTTATTCGATACAATTATTTTTTGCGGCTCTCCTTCATCTCTCTGCTGTCAAG GCTGCCCACATACCCAAAGAAGGGATGAAGAGCAAAAATGAGG TGATTCCCTTCATGGAAGTGTACAAAAAGAGTGCGTGTAAGACACGAGAGATGCTGGTAGACATCATTCAGGAGTATCCTGACGAGATCGAGCACACCTACATCCCGTCCTGCGTGGTTCTCATGCGCTGTGCAGGCTGCTGCAACGACGAAGCGCTCGAGTGTGTCCCTACAGAGACCCGCAACGTCACCATGGAG GTACTGCGAGTCAAACAACGTGTATCACAGCATAATTTTCAACTGAGTTTCACAGAACACACCAAGTGTGAATGCAG GCAAAAGGTAGAAGtcaaatcaaagaaagaaaa AAAACCCAGAGTGGGGAGGGTTAAAAGccgaaagagagcgagagagggagatTCGGGCGATCTCAGCGCCTCGGCTCACCTGCGCTCAAGCAGTATTTTGCTCTCAATCATTGGCTTTATTTCAGGGCGGCTTGTTTGCTCTTTGTAA